A stretch of the Candidatus Dependentiae bacterium genome encodes the following:
- a CDS encoding PQ-loop repeat-containing protein has protein sequence MLLSKIFLANFLIIVSNLFFISSLIPQILLNYKIKSTNGLSTVFILTLLNSGYFYLIYSFANNLPIGYKMVNIIYTFLACLIMFQRFKYSQNNWDKDIKIFSIFILNIFFLVLIGYLIYFKFFSYAYLIGWIPVGIGFWKKLPQIFKIYRNKSVHGFSFYFILISLSANFCEILANLFLKIPIPLIVNNFRGILINLVFLGQFFIYRNNQN, from the coding sequence ATGCTTTTAAGCAAAATATTTTTAGCGAATTTTTTAATTATTGTTTCTAATTTGTTTTTTATTTCGAGCCTTATACCGCAAATTTTATTGAATTATAAAATAAAATCTACAAATGGACTTAGTACTGTTTTTATTTTGACACTACTAAATTCCGGTTATTTTTATCTTATTTATAGCTTTGCAAACAATTTACCTATTGGTTATAAAATGGTTAATATAATCTATACGTTTTTAGCTTGTTTGATTATGTTTCAACGTTTTAAATATTCTCAGAATAATTGGGATAAAGATATAAAAATTTTTTCTATTTTTATTCTTAATATATTTTTTCTGGTTCTTATTGGATATTTAATATATTTTAAATTTTTCTCTTACGCTTATTTGATTGGATGGATTCCTGTAGGAATTGGCTTTTGGAAAAAATTACCGCAAATATTTAAAATTTACAGGAATAAGTCAGTACATGGTTTTAGTTTTTATTTTATTTTAATATCTCTTAGCGCCAATTTTTGTGAAATTTTGGCTAATCTTTTTTTAAAAATACCAATACCTCTAATTGTGAACAATTTTCGCGGAATTTTGATAAATTTAGTGTTTTTGGGGCAATTTTTTATCTATCGAAACAATCAAAATTAA
- a CDS encoding M20/M25/M40 family metallo-hydrolase encodes MNMQNLLKLISALVAFKTVYLNNQEFNNCFDYIKFFFSKSDLYIKEYEFNGSKSLIVSNSESKNLDVIFCGHIDVVPAQDTLFYVKQDGDILRGRGVSDMKGQVAVMMQLMLECFAISDTDPGSKNVKKTNNINKKVALFLTSDEERGGFDGVNRLLNDLNYSAKVAIVPDGGFNFSLVEQAKGVLQIKITQKGKGAHSSELYLGENAILKLLDMYKKIISIYVLPKNSLDYKTSANLSKIEGGDSLNRVPDSASIFLDIRYTPDQNMNDILHAIKNIEKEIDVEILAHGNAFKIDKNNEFIRNFLSISGDILRRDIDIINCNTASDGRFFTQKNIPCIIMNPIGGGIHSDEEFVYLNSLILLKNIYKKYLEKV; translated from the coding sequence ATGAATATGCAAAATTTATTAAAATTAATTAGTGCCTTGGTTGCTTTTAAAACTGTTTATTTAAATAATCAAGAATTTAATAATTGCTTTGATTATATAAAATTTTTTTTTAGTAAAAGTGATTTATATATAAAAGAATATGAATTTAATGGTTCAAAATCTTTGATTGTATCTAATTCTGAATCTAAAAATTTAGATGTAATTTTTTGTGGTCATATAGATGTTGTTCCCGCACAAGACACGCTTTTTTATGTTAAACAAGATGGCGATATTTTGCGTGGCAGGGGAGTGTCCGATATGAAAGGTCAAGTTGCGGTTATGATGCAACTTATGCTTGAATGCTTCGCTATTTCAGACACTGATCCGGGATCTAAAAATGTGAAAAAAACAAATAATATAAATAAAAAAGTTGCTTTATTTTTAACATCAGATGAAGAACGAGGTGGGTTTGATGGCGTAAATAGATTATTAAACGATTTAAATTATTCGGCAAAAGTTGCAATAGTTCCGGATGGTGGATTTAATTTTTCATTAGTTGAGCAAGCAAAGGGTGTTTTGCAAATAAAAATTACACAAAAAGGTAAGGGTGCTCATTCATCAGAATTATATTTGGGTGAAAATGCAATATTAAAACTTTTGGATATGTATAAAAAAATTATTTCCATTTATGTGTTGCCAAAAAATTCTCTTGATTATAAAACTTCAGCCAATTTGTCAAAAATTGAAGGGGGTGACTCTTTAAATAGAGTACCGGATTCAGCATCAATTTTTCTTGATATACGATATACACCAGATCAAAATATGAATGATATTTTACATGCTATAAAAAATATAGAAAAAGAAATAGATGTTGAAATATTGGCGCATGGAAATGCTTTTAAAATAGATAAAAATAACGAATTTATTCGAAATTTTTTATCTATTTCCGGGGATATTTTACGTAGGGATATAGATATTATAAACTGTAATACGGCTTCAGATGGAAGATTTTTTACTCAAAAGAATATTCCATGTATAATAATGAACCCCATTGGGGGAGGTATTCATAGTGACGAAGAGTTTGTATATTTAAATAGTTTGATTTTGTTGAAAAATATTTACAAAAAATATTTAGAAAAAGTATGA
- a CDS encoding PQ-loop repeat-containing protein: MTNASLLTTIITWVVNIFFVLAVWPQVYLNYKNKSIRGLSDLYIMFYFDGYVFNVLYMFSLNFHLAYKIRSALALFVISILVYQRFLYGRDSLNTKIKNMYFYNFLFLIFVSSILTLNPIIAGHIIGWALVILWSVYQIPQLLKIKETKSVEGFSFFLVSFVGIGNMIDWFAAYLLNLPLQTHLIASRGVLVYFIFIFQFWNYKFKHNYILHKPEFLPLEVKQD; this comes from the coding sequence GTGACTAACGCTTCATTATTGACAACCATAATCACTTGGGTTGTCAATATTTTCTTTGTTCTTGCCGTGTGGCCTCAGGTTTATTTAAACTACAAAAATAAATCAATAAGAGGCTTGAGTGACCTCTATATAATGTTTTATTTTGACGGTTATGTTTTCAATGTGTTATACATGTTCTCTTTAAATTTTCATTTAGCTTATAAAATTAGATCGGCTTTGGCATTATTTGTAATATCTATTTTGGTTTATCAAAGATTTTTATATGGTCGTGATAGCTTGAATACAAAAATAAAAAATATGTATTTCTATAATTTTTTATTTTTAATTTTTGTATCTTCTATTTTGACTTTAAATCCAATTATTGCCGGCCATATTATTGGTTGGGCTTTGGTTATTCTTTGGAGCGTATATCAAATACCTCAGTTATTAAAGATAAAAGAGACTAAATCTGTTGAAGGGTTTAGCTTTTTTTTAGTATCTTTTGTAGGAATTGGAAATATGATTGATTGGTTTGCTGCATATTTATTGAATCTTCCATTGCAAACGCACTTGATTGCATCCAGAGGTGTGCTAGTATATTTCATATTTATTTTTCAATTTTGGAATTATAAATTTAAACATAACTATATTTTACATAAACCGGAATTTTTACCTTTGGAAGTTAAGCAAGATTAA
- a CDS encoding YitT family protein has product MNFFSKNIVIKNLQDYILLLLGCFLIAISFNLFLLPNNIASGGIPGLSIVLNKIFGINTAYLQFYINIPLFIIGLFRMGPNFLLKTIIGSFAIPEFILLTQKVLPMTNNVLIAAILGGIGTGVGLYFIVTSNSAVCGFTLLSKILHEYTKIKFSILIMFLNFFVIAFAVIIIGFLPAVFAFLSLLITSMAIELSQNISNFLNKIYNFKKLG; this is encoded by the coding sequence ATGAATTTTTTTTCAAAAAATATAGTTATTAAAAATTTACAAGATTATATTTTATTACTTTTAGGTTGTTTTCTTATTGCAATAAGTTTTAATTTATTTTTATTACCAAATAATATAGCCTCTGGAGGAATTCCCGGATTATCTATTGTTCTTAATAAAATATTTGGTATAAATACGGCATATTTGCAATTTTATATTAATATTCCATTGTTTATTATTGGATTATTTCGTATGGGGCCGAATTTTTTATTAAAAACTATAATTGGTTCATTTGCAATTCCTGAATTTATACTTTTAACGCAAAAAGTTTTGCCTATGACAAATAATGTTTTAATTGCAGCGATCTTAGGTGGAATTGGAACAGGTGTCGGGCTTTATTTTATTGTGACAAGTAACTCAGCAGTTTGTGGATTTACTTTATTATCAAAAATTTTGCATGAATATACGAAAATAAAGTTTTCAATACTTATAATGTTTTTAAACTTTTTTGTTATAGCGTTTGCAGTTATTATTATAGGTTTTTTGCCGGCTGTTTTTGCTTTTTTATCTTTGCTTATTACAAGTATGGCAATAGAGCTTTCGCAAAATATTTCAAATTTTTTAAATAAAATTTATAACTTTAAAAAATTGGGGTAA
- a CDS encoding PQ-loop repeat-containing protein, translated as MNFNNFFPWIAQIIFFLGLLPQIRLNLNRKSTKGLSDFLFIGYFYGYSFYMFYVFCLNLPLAHKIMVPLAFFAVLTLVFQRFYYSESKDLGLKIFFIFSILFFIFLLFLSIKNSLFLGHASGWVMMLIWAIYQIPQLLKNYQNRSIKGLSFGLVSMIGFGNFVEFIVALFLGLPPQTYLNNLNGIFVYLIYLVQFIKFK; from the coding sequence ATGAATTTTAATAATTTTTTTCCGTGGATAGCACAAATTATATTCTTTTTGGGGCTTTTGCCTCAAATTAGGCTTAATCTTAATCGAAAATCAACCAAAGGTTTGAGCGATTTTTTATTTATAGGCTATTTTTATGGTTATAGTTTTTACATGTTTTATGTTTTTTGTCTTAATTTGCCACTTGCTCATAAGATTATGGTGCCGCTTGCATTTTTTGCTGTTTTAACATTAGTTTTTCAAAGATTTTATTACTCTGAATCAAAAGATTTAGGTCTTAAAATTTTCTTTATATTTAGTATTTTGTTTTTTATATTTTTATTATTTTTATCTATAAAAAACAGCTTATTTCTTGGACACGCTTCCGGTTGGGTAATGATGCTGATTTGGGCAATTTATCAAATTCCTCAATTATTAAAAAATTATCAAAATAGATCTATAAAAGGTCTTAGTTTTGGATTGGTTTCTATGATTGGTTTTGGTAATTTTGTTGAATTTATAGTAGCTCTTTTTTTGGGGTTACCGCCGCAAACTTATCTGAATAATTTAAATGGTATTTTTGTATATTTGATTTATTTGGTACAGTTTATTAAATTTAAATAA